One window from the genome of Bdellovibrio sp. NC01 encodes:
- a CDS encoding EAL domain-containing protein, which produces MTSSAQSVDIHKDQIIFNEGDAGDCAYIIEKGRVLVFITKDREEIPLSILGEGEIFGEMSLIDNQNRSASVRALDDVTLGIVTKQQLLERISTADTVVQLLMRVLLKRLRRNNTHSRGITRVGEIQIENTGVGDDRTQSALDQIKLENQIFLAFQNKEFELFYQPIVELKSRKIIGCEALIRWNSPTQGMISPNVFIDVIENSSMVIPIGHWIINQALKDLKSIRDHLHATHKNKVADEFMMSINISGRQFTHTDFVNNLEDLREKHDIPTKNIKLEMTERIMMDGAIALDALQQCRAQGYAISIDDFGTGFSSLQYLTQMPISFLKVDRSFVMKVLSDPKSRAVVSSIIHLAHAMDIEIIAEGIETNEECIVLETLGSRYGQGYLFSKPVPFKQFMTLI; this is translated from the coding sequence ATGACATCATCAGCTCAGTCCGTCGATATTCACAAAGATCAGATCATTTTCAACGAAGGCGATGCCGGAGACTGCGCTTACATCATCGAAAAAGGCCGAGTCCTTGTTTTCATCACCAAAGATCGTGAAGAAATTCCGCTTTCTATTTTAGGCGAAGGCGAAATCTTCGGAGAGATGTCATTAATCGACAACCAAAATCGTTCTGCTTCTGTGCGTGCCCTTGATGACGTCACTTTAGGAATCGTCACAAAACAACAACTTCTAGAGCGTATTTCAACTGCCGATACCGTTGTGCAATTATTGATGCGCGTATTATTAAAACGCCTTCGTCGCAACAACACTCACAGCCGCGGTATCACGCGCGTTGGTGAAATTCAGATTGAAAACACGGGTGTTGGCGACGACAGAACCCAATCCGCGCTTGATCAGATCAAATTGGAAAACCAAATCTTCCTGGCTTTCCAAAACAAAGAATTTGAATTGTTCTATCAACCGATCGTTGAATTGAAATCTCGTAAAATCATTGGCTGTGAAGCTTTGATTCGTTGGAACAGTCCAACGCAAGGGATGATTTCTCCGAACGTGTTTATTGATGTGATCGAAAACTCTTCAATGGTTATTCCGATTGGTCACTGGATTATTAATCAAGCTCTTAAAGATTTAAAATCGATCCGTGATCATTTACACGCAACTCATAAAAACAAAGTTGCTGATGAATTCATGATGAGCATCAATATCTCAGGCCGTCAGTTCACGCATACGGATTTCGTGAACAACTTGGAAGATCTTCGTGAAAAGCACGATATTCCAACAAAAAATATCAAACTTGAGATGACTGAAAGAATTATGATGGATGGGGCGATTGCCCTGGACGCTCTTCAACAGTGCCGCGCTCAAGGTTATGCGATTTCTATCGACGATTTCGGGACGGGATTTTCAAGTTTGCAGTATTTAACGCAAATGCCGATCAGCTTCTTGAAAGTAGATCGTTCGTTTGTCATGAAAGTTTTAAGCGATCCGAAATCACGCGCGGTTGTCAGTTCCATCATCCACTTAGCGCACGCTATGGATATCGAAATTATCGCCGAAGGTATCGAGACAAACGAAGAATGTATCGTGCTTGAAACTTTAGGTTCACGCTATGGCCAAGGTTATCTATTCTCGAAACCTGTGCCATTCAAACAATTCATGACTTTGATCTAA
- a CDS encoding peptide ABC transporter substrate-binding protein — MRPLAIFFASILFVLNCEAAEKSPAVFRLHLANEPTNVDPNKQKTSASSYFLGNLYRNLFTFDDDKGLLPDLGESCTRQKDSSLVCKIKKDLKWSDGSPLTSADFLRTYKKILDPKTAAPRADLLFKIKNAVEIYKKQKDMATLGITAPDALTLKFEFATPDPDFQYNLTNFVLAPTKEDLGVVSGPYKIKQWLKGERIILEANSFYKGGHSARPPVEFLFIEEDTVALQLYEKNELQFLRRLPTLFIPKYKARKDFFWVPVTRFDYFGFGPELADKEDIRKAFTYSLNYEELQKIFSSDSKPGCAGLPDSWFPHKAPCFDFDLKKIPKIQTDKTYAVMFSALGGEDHKRATEWMQEQWLKNAHLKTTLQVRENKVYLNELQTKPPAIFRKGVAPDRPTCLAALETFSETNPENYIRLKSPEYQKILEALGRSSKVTEQKKYCLEGVQFLMNRHLLIPMGAIHFSILAKPEFTGWHLNQMNQLDLSMLHSSP, encoded by the coding sequence ATGAGACCACTTGCGATTTTTTTTGCTTCCATCTTGTTCGTACTTAATTGCGAAGCTGCGGAGAAATCTCCAGCGGTGTTTCGTCTTCACCTAGCAAACGAACCAACAAACGTTGATCCCAACAAACAAAAGACTTCTGCTTCCAGTTATTTTTTAGGGAATCTATATCGCAATTTATTTACTTTCGATGATGACAAGGGTTTACTTCCCGATCTTGGCGAATCTTGCACACGTCAGAAAGATTCTTCTCTCGTTTGCAAAATCAAAAAAGATTTAAAATGGAGTGACGGCTCCCCGCTCACATCGGCGGACTTTCTTCGCACTTATAAAAAAATCCTTGATCCCAAAACCGCAGCTCCCCGTGCCGATTTACTTTTTAAAATTAAAAACGCCGTCGAGATTTATAAAAAACAAAAAGACATGGCAACTTTGGGAATTACGGCTCCCGATGCGCTGACTTTGAAATTTGAATTCGCAACACCTGACCCGGATTTCCAATACAACCTTACAAACTTTGTATTAGCCCCTACCAAAGAAGATCTTGGCGTGGTGTCAGGCCCCTATAAAATCAAACAATGGTTAAAAGGCGAACGAATTATCTTAGAAGCCAATTCATTTTACAAAGGTGGTCACTCAGCAAGACCCCCTGTGGAATTTCTATTCATCGAAGAAGACACAGTTGCTTTACAACTTTATGAAAAGAACGAATTGCAGTTCTTAAGACGTCTTCCCACTTTATTTATTCCAAAGTATAAAGCACGCAAAGACTTCTTCTGGGTTCCCGTCACGCGTTTTGATTATTTTGGTTTCGGGCCTGAGCTTGCTGACAAAGAAGATATTCGCAAAGCATTTACATACTCTTTAAATTATGAAGAGCTGCAAAAGATTTTCTCGTCAGATAGTAAACCTGGCTGTGCCGGACTGCCTGATTCGTGGTTCCCTCATAAAGCGCCTTGTTTTGATTTTGATCTTAAGAAAATTCCTAAGATTCAAACCGATAAAACTTATGCTGTGATGTTTTCAGCCTTAGGTGGCGAAGATCACAAACGCGCGACCGAATGGATGCAGGAACAATGGCTTAAGAATGCGCATTTGAAAACGACCCTGCAAGTTCGTGAAAACAAAGTTTACTTAAACGAACTTCAAACAAAACCACCCGCTATTTTCCGTAAAGGTGTCGCTCCGGATCGCCCGACGTGTTTGGCGGCGCTTGAAACGTTCTCAGAAACGAATCCCGAAAACTACATTCGCTTAAAAAGCCCCGAGTACCAGAAGATTTTGGAAGCACTTGGCAGGTCTAGTAAAGTCACGGAACAAAAGAAATACTGCCTAGAAGGCGTGCAATTTTTGATGAACCGTCACTTGCTGATCCCGATGGGGGCGATCCACTTTTCAATTTTGGCCAAACCAGAATTTACCGGCTGGCACCTGAATCAAATGAATCAGCTGGACTTGTCTATGTTGCATTCCAGCCCTTAA
- a CDS encoding acyl-CoA dehydrogenase, which translates to MSDVTNARPALTTLSEDELAFRDAVRSFAESEIKPHVTHMDEEAKMKPEILTKLFEMGLMGIETPEKYGGAGSTFTMACLAVEEIGRVDGSVSVLVDVQNTLTTNAFLKWGTEAQKEKYLGAMATKWVGAYALSESSSGSDAFALKLKAEDKGDKWVLNGSKLWITNGNEAEVFICFANMAPEKGYKGITAFIVEKSFKGFKVGKKEDKLGIRASSTCELLFENCEVPKENVLGEVGKGYKIAIETLNEGRIGIGAQMIGIAQGAYEAALNYVKGREQFGKPIAHFQGVQFQLAEMRTELEAARLMVYNAARLKDAGLDFIESAAMAKLYASRAAEKITSKAIDLFGGNGFTKEYPVEKFWRDAKIGQIYEGTTNMQLQTIAKMELDK; encoded by the coding sequence ATGTCTGACGTAACTAATGCACGTCCTGCACTTACAACTCTATCTGAAGATGAGTTGGCATTCCGTGACGCTGTAAGATCTTTTGCTGAATCTGAAATCAAACCTCATGTGACACACATGGACGAAGAAGCAAAGATGAAACCAGAAATCCTAACGAAACTTTTCGAAATGGGATTGATGGGTATTGAAACTCCAGAAAAATACGGCGGCGCTGGTTCAACTTTCACAATGGCATGCTTGGCTGTTGAAGAGATCGGTCGCGTAGACGGTTCAGTCTCTGTACTTGTTGACGTTCAAAACACTTTGACGACAAACGCATTCCTTAAATGGGGTACTGAAGCGCAAAAAGAAAAATACTTGGGCGCAATGGCGACTAAATGGGTTGGTGCTTACGCTTTGTCTGAATCATCTTCTGGTTCTGACGCTTTCGCATTGAAATTGAAAGCTGAAGACAAAGGTGACAAATGGGTTTTGAATGGTTCAAAACTTTGGATCACAAACGGTAACGAAGCTGAAGTTTTCATCTGCTTCGCGAACATGGCTCCAGAAAAAGGCTACAAAGGCATCACAGCTTTCATCGTAGAAAAATCATTCAAAGGTTTCAAAGTTGGTAAAAAAGAAGACAAATTGGGTATCCGCGCGTCTTCAACTTGCGAATTGTTGTTTGAAAACTGCGAAGTACCAAAAGAAAACGTTCTTGGTGAAGTTGGCAAAGGCTACAAAATCGCTATCGAAACATTGAATGAAGGTCGTATCGGTATCGGTGCGCAAATGATCGGTATCGCTCAAGGTGCTTACGAAGCAGCTTTGAACTACGTTAAAGGTCGCGAGCAATTCGGCAAACCAATCGCTCACTTCCAAGGTGTGCAATTCCAATTGGCTGAAATGCGTACTGAACTAGAAGCAGCACGTTTGATGGTTTACAATGCCGCTCGCTTGAAAGACGCAGGTCTTGATTTCATCGAATCAGCAGCGATGGCAAAACTTTACGCTTCTCGCGCAGCAGAGAAAATCACTTCTAAAGCTATCGATCTTTTTGGCGGTAACGGTTTCACAAAAGAATACCCAGTTGAAAAGTTCTGGAGAGATGCAAAAATTGGTCAAATCTATGAAGGTACGACTAACATGCAACTTCAGACGATCGCTAAAATGGAGTTGGATAAATAG
- a CDS encoding site-2 protease family protein produces the protein MDFVEIGAKIGIYFIPFLFALCFHEFAHGWVARLRGDNTAQMMGRLTMNPIAHMDLIGTLILPLVSIVLATPIFFGWAKPVPVNARNLKNPRTDMFWIALAGPLSNLLLAVIGSFLIAVVAKYFFTATYASGLIEILKAFIVTNLFLAVFNMIPLHPLDGGKVLARFLPAQLNYKLEQNEHITSMILMALVLTGTLRVLAIPVFWGYQHLVTLALGGFGV, from the coding sequence ATGGATTTTGTCGAAATCGGCGCCAAGATTGGCATTTATTTTATCCCGTTCCTTTTTGCTCTGTGCTTCCATGAGTTTGCACATGGTTGGGTGGCGCGTCTCCGCGGTGATAACACTGCGCAGATGATGGGTCGCTTAACGATGAATCCTATCGCACATATGGATTTGATCGGCACTTTGATTTTGCCATTGGTATCAATTGTTTTAGCGACACCGATTTTCTTCGGTTGGGCAAAACCAGTTCCAGTGAATGCACGCAATCTTAAAAATCCCCGCACAGATATGTTCTGGATTGCACTCGCAGGTCCGTTATCAAATCTGTTATTGGCTGTTATCGGATCCTTCTTGATTGCAGTTGTTGCGAAATATTTTTTCACAGCGACTTATGCAAGTGGTCTGATTGAAATTTTAAAAGCCTTCATCGTGACTAATTTGTTCTTGGCTGTTTTCAATATGATTCCGCTTCATCCACTGGATGGTGGTAAAGTTCTTGCGCGCTTCTTGCCTGCGCAATTGAATTATAAATTGGAACAAAACGAACACATCACAAGCATGATCTTGATGGCATTGGTTCTGACAGGAACTTTGCGTGTCTTGGCGATTCCCGTATTCTGGGGTTATCAACATCTTGTGACTCTTGCTCTGGGCGGTTTCGGCGTATGA
- the trpS gene encoding tryptophan--tRNA ligase, with translation MSDVVTSASDVVTPVVPARKQRVMSGMRVTGRLHIGHYFGALQNWVSLQNDYECFFGAMDWHGMTTAYKSPKEIAPWTREMIAEFIAWGVDPEKCTLFVQSQVPEHIELFMIFMNLTPMGWLERVNTWKDAVEEMKANDTHNLGRFAYPVLQAADIAIYRAQKVPVGQDQVSHLEISREIVRRFNHLYKAKLPEMTPMLTEIPLVTGLDGRKMSKSYGNTLYLTEDSEKDLKKKVNMMVTDPSRVRREDVGEPTKCSVYGYHKLYSTAEDLQWVEAGCRSAGIGCGDCKGRLAQNLEKISAEPREKKKELLNNPTQLDSIIAAGSAKARKEAQKTLDIVRSSMKW, from the coding sequence ATGAGTGATGTAGTTACTTCCGCTTCAGACGTTGTTACACCGGTAGTACCTGCACGAAAACAAAGAGTGATGTCAGGGATGCGCGTGACGGGCCGTTTGCACATTGGTCACTATTTCGGCGCGCTTCAAAACTGGGTCTCTTTACAAAATGACTACGAATGTTTCTTTGGTGCGATGGATTGGCATGGAATGACTACTGCCTATAAATCGCCAAAAGAAATTGCGCCATGGACTCGCGAAATGATCGCGGAGTTTATCGCGTGGGGAGTCGATCCTGAGAAATGTACACTCTTCGTACAAAGTCAGGTTCCAGAGCATATCGAACTTTTCATGATCTTTATGAATCTCACTCCAATGGGTTGGCTTGAGCGTGTGAACACGTGGAAAGACGCCGTGGAAGAGATGAAAGCGAATGACACGCACAACCTGGGTCGCTTTGCGTATCCAGTGTTGCAAGCAGCTGACATCGCCATTTACCGCGCACAAAAAGTTCCAGTGGGCCAAGATCAGGTTTCGCACTTGGAAATTTCGCGCGAAATCGTGCGCCGTTTTAATCATTTATATAAAGCGAAACTTCCAGAGATGACTCCGATGTTGACGGAAATTCCGTTAGTCACGGGTTTAGATGGAAGAAAGATGTCGAAATCTTACGGCAATACTTTGTATTTGACGGAAGATTCAGAAAAAGACCTAAAGAAAAAGGTCAACATGATGGTCACAGATCCTTCGCGCGTGCGTCGAGAAGACGTTGGCGAACCGACGAAGTGCTCCGTCTATGGTTATCATAAACTATACTCTACTGCAGAGGATTTGCAGTGGGTGGAAGCGGGATGCCGCTCCGCAGGAATCGGTTGCGGTGACTGTAAGGGGCGCTTGGCTCAGAACCTTGAGAAAATCTCGGCAGAGCCAAGAGAAAAGAAAAAAGAGTTGTTGAATAATCCAACTCAGCTTGATTCAATCATCGCCGCTGGAAGCGCCAAGGCACGCAAGGAAGCTCAAAAGACTTTGGATATAGTGCGTTCTAGTATGAAGTGGTAG
- a CDS encoding ScpA family protein — translation MSITVQLPKFEGPLGLLLYLIRKEEMDIMDIKIHEITKQYFDYIKLMKELDLEVAGEFVAMASTLIQIKSRMLLPQYDENGEVIETEDPRKELVQKLLEYQKYQEAAKLLYDRPLVGRDVWLRGTRESLAQMEEEIVLEENALFSLIGSYRKALRSMKKKFHQVAAKAQSIASRVLDIKDRLIPGKRITMMELVTATEERARQALITFLSLLELGKMGFVSLYQSENYGDIWVDTKKPIETDVLARVEEYDSMRADEVAAKMMADSAKIDLEAELAAEEAAEQASAEAQPVSDQLGFDMEMAALDLSDIASDDEILAAEAEDGLAAEPILDVEGTFALEPATVEENATEVAAESEMIAEEAVVEAAMESEEAVFVSEEAAIATEEIIADSEMMMAESEVIAEEAQTVVEEVQTEIVAEIPTAELADLDFEASTAEVEEAQIAAVIEADAAAEEIRNETVEVISEEIAASEELQSEVTEVQASNELFKDDVTEV, via the coding sequence ATGAGTATTACGGTACAGCTGCCTAAATTTGAAGGCCCACTGGGACTTCTGCTTTATCTTATCCGCAAGGAAGAGATGGACATCATGGATATCAAAATCCATGAGATCACTAAGCAATATTTCGATTACATCAAATTGATGAAAGAGCTGGATCTTGAAGTGGCCGGCGAATTCGTCGCTATGGCTTCGACATTGATTCAAATCAAATCGCGCATGCTTCTTCCTCAGTATGACGAAAATGGTGAAGTGATCGAAACAGAAGATCCACGTAAAGAACTTGTTCAAAAACTTCTTGAGTACCAAAAGTACCAAGAGGCTGCGAAGCTTCTTTATGATCGCCCGCTTGTCGGTCGTGACGTTTGGTTGCGTGGTACACGTGAATCGCTTGCGCAAATGGAAGAGGAAATCGTTCTTGAAGAGAACGCATTGTTCTCTTTGATCGGTTCCTACCGTAAAGCTTTGCGCTCAATGAAAAAGAAATTCCACCAAGTCGCAGCGAAAGCGCAATCTATCGCAAGCCGCGTTTTGGATATTAAAGATCGTTTGATCCCAGGTAAACGCATCACAATGATGGAACTTGTGACAGCAACTGAAGAGCGTGCTCGTCAGGCCTTGATCACATTCTTGTCATTGCTTGAGCTTGGTAAAATGGGCTTTGTTAGCCTTTACCAATCAGAAAACTATGGCGACATCTGGGTTGATACAAAAAAACCAATCGAAACAGACGTTCTAGCTCGTGTTGAAGAATACGATTCTATGCGTGCGGATGAAGTCGCTGCAAAAATGATGGCGGACTCTGCAAAAATTGATTTGGAAGCGGAATTGGCAGCTGAAGAAGCGGCCGAACAGGCTTCGGCTGAAGCGCAACCAGTTTCAGATCAATTGGGCTTCGATATGGAAATGGCTGCTTTGGATCTTTCAGACATCGCATCTGATGACGAAATCCTAGCTGCTGAAGCTGAAGACGGTCTGGCTGCAGAACCTATCCTTGATGTGGAAGGCACTTTTGCTCTAGAACCAGCGACTGTTGAAGAAAACGCGACTGAAGTAGCAGCAGAATCAGAAATGATCGCTGAAGAAGCTGTCGTTGAAGCTGCAATGGAGTCAGAAGAAGCCGTTTTTGTTTCTGAAGAAGCTGCAATTGCAACTGAAGAAATCATCGCTGATTCAGAAATGATGATGGCTGAATCTGAAGTGATTGCGGAAGAAGCTCAAACAGTAGTTGAAGAAGTTCAAACTGAAATAGTGGCAGAAATTCCAACAGCTGAATTGGCTGATTTGGATTTCGAAGCTTCAACTGCTGAAGTTGAAGAAGCGCAAATTGCAGCAGTGATTGAAGCGGATGCGGCTGCTGAAGAAATCAGAAATGAAACTGTTGAAGTAATTTCTGAAGAAATCGCTGCAAGCGAAGAACTTCAATCTGAAGTGACTGAAGTTCAAGCATCTAATGAATTGTTTAAAGACGACGTGACGGAAGTATAA
- the scpB gene encoding SMC-Scp complex subunit ScpB: protein MARKKKNLEVVEVETHEADTAVLEAEVATEEVAMEAADVDAENEEMSADFDGIEADASVFLSEEEESEGFLPEASDEETEEMEAAEGNDDVSVEGTELDGFDSAEIEEVEFVEEERLESIVEAVLFASDRPVSLASLKLLFKGTNIRTDKIRRALDQLAVEYAGGRRGVTLEEVPGGYQLRTKIDNMEFLKRTLKTRQFKLSGPALEVLSIVAYKQPAVKAEIDEIRGVESGHLLRALMEKNLVTFEGKSELPGRPMQYGTTKKFLEIFGLRSLKELPTLSQIDELLPEGIDEVQAEEKPTLASVTDSMSQNTGEVSYSSGEEELMKIQSQLEEISTSSTFFEEEKRRQAEKRDQERAQNIREALAMGEPVSTRDANWLTKFDEALAAGTTLVAIKEAQNAEKMAALKNKNSAVSEGTESVEGSESSETMEASADEIENEIMGGEENELTDAVEAFDNDEDIHVASDDQLFADGEEESEDDELPFLGEADDIDEESESSI, encoded by the coding sequence ATGGCAAGAAAAAAGAAAAATCTTGAAGTTGTAGAAGTTGAAACTCACGAAGCCGATACGGCAGTTCTTGAAGCTGAAGTGGCTACTGAAGAAGTAGCAATGGAAGCTGCGGACGTTGATGCTGAAAATGAAGAAATGTCAGCTGATTTCGACGGTATCGAAGCAGATGCTTCTGTTTTTCTAAGTGAAGAAGAAGAGTCTGAAGGTTTCTTGCCAGAAGCTTCTGATGAAGAAACAGAAGAAATGGAAGCCGCTGAAGGTAACGACGACGTTTCTGTTGAAGGTACAGAGCTTGATGGCTTTGATTCCGCTGAAATTGAAGAAGTTGAATTCGTAGAAGAAGAACGCCTTGAATCTATCGTTGAAGCGGTTCTTTTCGCGAGCGATCGCCCAGTAAGCCTAGCGTCTTTGAAATTGTTGTTTAAAGGTACGAACATCCGTACTGATAAAATCCGCAGAGCTTTGGATCAATTGGCTGTTGAATACGCCGGTGGTCGTCGTGGTGTTACTTTGGAAGAAGTTCCAGGTGGTTACCAACTTCGCACTAAGATCGACAATATGGAGTTCTTGAAGCGTACTTTGAAAACTCGCCAATTCAAATTGTCTGGTCCAGCTTTGGAAGTCCTTTCGATCGTGGCTTACAAACAACCTGCGGTTAAAGCGGAAATCGACGAAATCCGTGGCGTAGAGTCTGGTCACTTGTTGCGCGCATTGATGGAAAAGAACTTGGTTACTTTCGAAGGTAAATCAGAGTTGCCTGGTCGTCCTATGCAATACGGTACGACGAAAAAATTCTTAGAGATCTTTGGTCTTCGTTCATTGAAAGAGCTTCCAACATTGTCACAAATCGACGAATTGTTGCCTGAAGGTATTGATGAAGTTCAAGCGGAAGAAAAACCGACATTGGCTTCTGTGACTGATTCAATGTCGCAAAATACAGGCGAAGTCAGTTACTCTTCTGGTGAAGAAGAATTGATGAAAATCCAATCGCAATTGGAAGAAATCTCTACATCTTCAACATTCTTTGAAGAAGAAAAACGTCGCCAAGCTGAAAAACGCGATCAAGAGCGTGCTCAAAACATCCGTGAAGCGTTGGCGATGGGTGAACCGGTGTCGACTCGTGATGCAAACTGGTTGACGAAATTTGATGAAGCTTTGGCTGCTGGCACAACATTGGTAGCAATCAAAGAAGCTCAAAATGCAGAAAAAATGGCTGCATTGAAAAATAAAAATTCTGCTGTTTCAGAAGGAACTGAATCTGTTGAAGGTTCAGAATCTTCAGAGACTATGGAAGCTTCTGCCGATGAAATCGAAAATGAGATCATGGGTGGAGAAGAAAATGAATTGACGGATGCGGTCGAAGCTTTCGACAATGATGAAGATATTCATGTGGCTTCCGATGATCAATTGTTCGCTGATGGCGAGGAAGAGTCGGAAGACGACGAACTTCCTTTCTTAGGAGAAGCGGACGATATTGATGAAGAAAGCGAATCTTCTATCTAA
- a CDS encoding HTTM domain-containing protein, whose product MIKKYLTHAAKVWDHFWFGPRNLLGLAFMRIALCGTMFYLYAVRLANLEYYTDASWIPRIHALDVMGELYKPLFMWMMWPDSMNPIAHVLLVVLLGLLTLGIGGRWIMWLAWILDAAFIQRNYAANFGADIIAALFLFYMSFTQSCERLSVLNLFRKKTVFKQSDMVSSMMIRMMQVQISVLYAYTGWEKLKGMSWWDGTALWSVLANPQMTTANFDFLRNVPWVIPMIAYSTMIYEIYFPAMVSWNKTRYFWLALGVFFHSGIAIFMGLGAFAMTMMSTYFLFLDPLILERFTVSVRDIIKK is encoded by the coding sequence ATGATTAAAAAATATCTGACTCACGCTGCGAAGGTTTGGGATCATTTCTGGTTTGGTCCTAGAAATTTGTTGGGCCTAGCATTCATGCGTATCGCTTTGTGCGGAACGATGTTCTATCTGTATGCGGTTCGTTTGGCGAATCTGGAATACTACACTGATGCCAGCTGGATTCCGCGCATTCACGCTTTGGATGTGATGGGAGAGTTGTATAAGCCCTTATTCATGTGGATGATGTGGCCTGATTCGATGAATCCTATCGCGCACGTTTTGTTGGTTGTGCTTTTGGGTTTACTGACTTTGGGTATTGGTGGTCGCTGGATCATGTGGCTTGCGTGGATTTTAGATGCCGCATTTATTCAACGTAACTATGCCGCAAATTTTGGTGCGGATATTATCGCTGCCTTGTTCTTGTTCTATATGTCGTTCACTCAATCTTGTGAACGCCTGAGTGTTTTGAATTTGTTCCGCAAAAAGACCGTATTTAAGCAAAGTGATATGGTCAGTTCCATGATGATTCGTATGATGCAAGTTCAGATCTCAGTTCTTTATGCCTATACAGGTTGGGAAAAACTGAAAGGCATGAGCTGGTGGGATGGAACGGCGTTGTGGAGTGTTCTTGCTAATCCGCAAATGACGACAGCCAATTTTGATTTCCTAAGAAACGTTCCGTGGGTGATTCCGATGATTGCTTACTCGACGATGATTTATGAAATCTATTTCCCAGCGATGGTTTCGTGGAATAAGACTCGTTACTTCTGGTTGGCATTGGGCGTGTTCTTTCACTCAGGGATTGCGATCTTCATGGGTCTAGGGGCTTTTGCTATGACGATGATGTCGACGTATTTCTTGTTCCTTGATCCTCTCATTTTGGAACGATTTACTGTCTCAGTTAGAGATATCATTAAGAAGTAA
- a CDS encoding DUF3465 domain-containing protein, whose product MSSLFKHLLGIVSFFVLLSSSAFASESPLCMAQGQPLDVNNEQIIDWKIHSKNQYKNRGHLAGVLTRLYKDKTGHRHFQVRIGDDPRATIEIIYNQKFGKMTEQALHQGAEIEACGDYITSNKRAGNYPASPDGAILHWVHGSTSSHHDSGYVIIDGTVYGLKD is encoded by the coding sequence ATGTCATCTTTGTTCAAGCATCTTTTAGGTATCGTTTCTTTCTTCGTTCTTCTTTCAAGCTCAGCCTTTGCTTCGGAAAGCCCACTGTGCATGGCACAAGGTCAGCCGTTGGATGTGAATAACGAGCAAATCATCGACTGGAAAATTCATTCTAAAAATCAATACAAAAACCGTGGCCACTTGGCCGGCGTATTGACTCGTCTTTATAAAGACAAAACGGGTCACCGTCATTTTCAGGTAAGAATCGGCGATGATCCGCGCGCGACGATTGAAATTATCTACAATCAAAAATTCGGTAAAATGACTGAACAAGCTTTACATCAAGGTGCTGAAATTGAAGCTTGTGGTGATTACATCACTTCAAACAAACGCGCTGGAAACTATCCGGCATCGCCAGACGGAGCGATTCTGCACTGGGTGCATGGTTCAACAAGCAGCCATCACGATTCGGGTTATGTGATTATCGATGGAACAGTTTACGGTTTGAAAGACTAA